DNA sequence from the Vicia villosa cultivar HV-30 ecotype Madison, WI linkage group LG3, Vvil1.0, whole genome shotgun sequence genome:
AAAAAAAATTGGAGGTTACAAGACACTTCTTCATTCTAAGACCAAGTCCCAACTATCCATTGTTggttgattatcttttattaaTTCATTTTTTCTATGATCCTTACCTTTCGTCACCAGATTTATAACATGAGATAAAACACTATTTTTATAGATAAATGTAATTGTTAATAATTGTCAAGGCTAAGATTACTGCAAAAAGTATTGAAAACACACACAATAGACTCTTTACTCAATCAAACACCAATACATAAAACAAGTGAAAATTACACTATGAAGACCAATGATTGTATCTtcacatacaaaaaaaaaaaccaaaaatataaatcatcatataattaaaattttggaGTAAAGTCGTCATATCCACCTCAAAGGATATGCATCATCAAGTCCATAAACAACTGCTTTTGAATGACATTATTATTCATATCCATCCCAACCTACTCATCATTTCAATATCATCATTATCAGGTACGGTTGGTGGTGGCGGCGGCGGTGGTAGTAGTGGTGGTGGCGGTGCCATAGGGAGTTGGACTTTGCTTTGAGCAGCCATGACTTGACTTTCGATTGGATTTTGTTGATTAATATTTTCACTATCAACTGATTCAATCCTTCTACCAATCTTCCTCAAATTATGATTAATCATGTGAGAAAGTTCATTCAAATCACCCATCGACATATTGTTCTGCACGACATTCCCAGCATTGAGACATTGAAACATCAGCATGGTTGTTTCAATCTCTTTGTTATCTGCCCATTGCCTTTTCAGTTGCTTTTCAGCCTTGGAAATTCTTTGTT
Encoded proteins:
- the LOC131656354 gene encoding agamous-like MADS-box protein AGL80; this translates as MTRKKVKLAFIENNTARKVAYKKRNKSLLKKVDEISTLCGIEACAIIYGPYDPQPEIWPSPSGVEKVLSKFKTAPEFDQSRRMVDQDSFLKQRISKAEKQLKRQWADNKEIETTMLMFQCLNAGNVVQNNMSMGDLNELSHMINHNLRKIGRRIESVDSENINQQNPIESQVMAAQSKVQLPMAPPPPLLPPPPPPPTVPDNDDIEMMSRLGWI